The following coding sequences lie in one Komagataeibacter sucrofermentans DSM 15973 genomic window:
- a CDS encoding ABC transporter permease, with product MSGTTTGPKALRLPALTPAQRVMGLFGFWLVLAVCGPFFAPYAPGQIIDTEVFAPLSHRHWLGTDYLGRDLGSRLLYAVRYTVLICTLSTAFSCSCGILLGIATTATPAWVEQVAGRLMDGILSIPSLLCALLVIAAFGDSLVALVLTMGVIYTPGAYRTSRALALRIARMDYITVAVARGEGAFFIIWKEILPNMRGPLLADVGLRFIYAVLLLSNLSFLGLGVQPPLVDLGSLVRENVLGLVYGSAAVVLPTIVIGALTVGINLVLDGTSRR from the coding sequence ATGAGCGGCACGACAACCGGCCCCAAAGCCCTGCGCCTGCCTGCCCTCACACCGGCGCAGCGTGTCATGGGGCTGTTCGGGTTCTGGCTGGTGCTGGCGGTGTGCGGACCGTTCTTCGCGCCCTATGCGCCGGGGCAGATCATCGATACGGAGGTGTTTGCCCCGCTGTCGCACCGGCACTGGCTGGGCACGGATTATCTGGGGCGTGATCTGGGCAGCCGCCTGCTTTATGCCGTGCGCTACACGGTGCTGATATGCACCTTGTCCACCGCGTTTTCATGTAGCTGCGGCATCCTGCTGGGCATCGCCACGACAGCCACGCCAGCCTGGGTGGAACAGGTTGCGGGGCGGTTGATGGATGGCATCCTGTCCATTCCCAGCCTGCTGTGCGCGCTGCTTGTCATCGCGGCGTTCGGGGACTCGCTCGTGGCGCTGGTCCTGACCATGGGGGTCATCTATACGCCCGGCGCCTACCGTACCAGCCGCGCGCTGGCGCTGCGTATTGCGCGGATGGATTACATCACCGTTGCCGTGGCGCGGGGGGAAGGGGCGTTCTTCATTATCTGGAAGGAAATCCTGCCCAACATGCGCGGGCCGCTGCTGGCCGATGTCGGGCTGCGGTTCATCTATGCGGTGCTGCTGCTCAGCAATCTCAGCTTTCTCGGGCTGGGAGTGCAGCCCCCGCTGGTGGATCTGGGCTCGCTGGTGCGCGAAAACGTGCTGGGGCTGGTATATGGCTCAGCCGCCGTGGTCCTGCCTACAATCGTGATCGGCGCGCTGACGGTGGGGATCAACCTTGTGCTTGATGGAACATCACGGCGATGA
- a CDS encoding ABC transporter permease, protein MNARLATLVLRRIGAALCSLLFVVVAIFVLTAALPGDVADMLLGQNATPDATQALRHALHLDQPLWLRFVHWCGGMLQGNAGNSLLTGRPVSEMLAPRLYNSLLLAGATTLVAVPLALVLGLACATWRHTVFDRVMTVLTLGIVSVPAFLIATVSVFVFAVQFRVVPALSDIRSIHSVGQFFLTFAMPVATLASITMAQMIRMIRACMIDVFSAPYMEMAVIKGVPPIRIMLHHALPNAIGPVANAIALSLSSLLGGVVVIETIFNYPGLAQLMVDSVMSRDVPIIQACTLLFCMTYLFLTTLADIVALASVPKGRGA, encoded by the coding sequence ATGAACGCGCGCCTGGCCACGCTGGTGCTGCGCCGGATCGGGGCGGCATTGTGCTCACTGCTGTTCGTGGTGGTGGCGATCTTTGTCCTGACCGCAGCCCTGCCGGGCGATGTGGCGGATATGCTGCTGGGCCAGAACGCAACACCAGATGCCACGCAGGCCCTGCGGCATGCGCTGCATCTGGATCAGCCGCTCTGGCTGCGTTTCGTGCACTGGTGCGGTGGGATGTTGCAGGGCAATGCGGGCAATTCGCTGCTGACAGGGCGCCCGGTGAGCGAGATGCTTGCCCCGCGGCTGTACAACTCGCTGCTGCTTGCCGGTGCGACCACACTGGTGGCCGTGCCGCTGGCGCTGGTGCTCGGGCTGGCATGCGCGACATGGCGGCATACCGTTTTTGACCGTGTCATGACGGTGCTGACACTCGGCATCGTTTCCGTGCCTGCCTTTCTTATTGCCACGGTGTCGGTGTTCGTGTTTGCCGTGCAGTTCAGGGTCGTGCCAGCGCTGTCCGATATCCGGTCGATCCATTCCGTGGGGCAGTTTTTCCTCACCTTCGCCATGCCGGTGGCCACGCTGGCCAGTATTACCATGGCGCAGATGATCCGCATGATCCGGGCCTGCATGATTGATGTGTTTTCCGCCCCCTATATGGAGATGGCGGTAATCAAGGGCGTGCCGCCCATCCGCATCATGCTGCACCATGCGCTGCCCAATGCGATTGGCCCGGTGGCCAATGCCATAGCGCTCAGCCTGTCATCGCTGCTCGGCGGCGTGGTCGTGATCGAGACCATTTTCAACTATCCCGGCCTCGCACAGCTTATGGTGGATTCCGTCATGTCGCGTGATGTGCCGATCATCCAGGCCTGCACCCTTCTGTTCTGCATGACCTATCTGTTCCTGACCACGCTGGCCGATATCGTGGCGCTGGCCTCCGTGCCGAAGGGGCGTGGCGCATGA